A section of the Anabaena cylindrica PCC 7122 genome encodes:
- a CDS encoding NF038130 family PEP-CTERM protein, which produces MKHSFGKLLVGASMAIGLGAVAATPAQAGTLTGATIGGTAASDYLVYDVSGNNTVLVPSTPANAAAVLTGNAASPTGNIELRKSTEQGTFTANDFTKNTTLSGQIGGQDITLSSLTYADWFSTGSGNSTAYGANNLATTWFNTFLTQANKANYVGTVLGNLAYSAFFNIKGFQRSSDPNISYVNQDDATGLIKIGLAGHYNLKAAYSAPGSPFATFASLLPAGFQASEVVKYTYNGVTDYLYSFNATASGLNSNDNTSSHNGNYEVTIQGDPQAVPEPSVMLGVFGVAGIVAAQRKLKKVSA; this is translated from the coding sequence ATGAAACACTCTTTTGGAAAATTGTTAGTTGGTGCATCAATGGCGATTGGTTTGGGTGCTGTAGCAGCTACCCCAGCACAAGCTGGTACTCTCACTGGTGCTACTATTGGTGGAACAGCCGCAAGTGACTATTTAGTCTATGATGTTTCAGGTAACAATACAGTTCTTGTACCTAGCACCCCAGCAAATGCAGCAGCAGTCTTAACTGGTAACGCCGCCAGCCCTACTGGTAATATTGAATTACGTAAAAGCACTGAACAAGGAACTTTTACTGCAAATGATTTCACTAAAAATACCACTTTGTCAGGGCAAATTGGTGGTCAAGATATTACTCTCAGCAGCTTAACTTATGCAGACTGGTTTAGCACTGGCTCAGGAAATAGTACAGCCTATGGAGCAAATAATCTTGCTACTACTTGGTTTAATACATTCTTAACTCAAGCGAATAAAGCTAACTATGTTGGAACAGTTTTAGGTAACTTAGCCTATAGTGCATTTTTTAATATCAAAGGTTTTCAACGCTCTAGCGACCCTAATATCTCCTATGTTAACCAAGATGATGCGACTGGCTTGATTAAAATTGGGTTAGCAGGTCACTACAATTTAAAAGCTGCTTATTCTGCACCAGGTTCACCATTTGCTACATTTGCTAGTTTACTACCCGCTGGATTTCAAGCCAGTGAAGTTGTCAAGTACACCTATAATGGAGTCACTGACTATCTCTACAGCTTTAATGCTACTGCTTCAGGTTTAAATTCAAACGACAATACATCATCCCATAATGGTAATTACGAAGTCACCATTCAAGGTGATCCTCAAGCAGTTCCCGAACCTTCTGTAATGCTTGGTGTGTTTGGTGTTGCTGGTATTGTAGCTGCACAACGTAAACTAAAAAAAGTGTCTGCTTAA
- the uvrC gene encoding excinuclease ABC subunit UvrC: MNLSAQTLPLVKNPERLENRLGEIPAEPGVYLMRDGSDRIIYIGKSRKLRSRVRSYFRDSTNKTERINTMVKLVTEIEFIVTDTEVEALALEANLIKQHQPYFNVLLKDDKKYPYLCITWSEDYPRIFITRKRQLGKAKDKYYGPYTDSGLLREIVHLCKRIFPLRQRPQPLFKDRTCLNYDIGRCPGVCQKLVSPEEYRKIVQRVAMVFQGRTQELIDILTAQMQTAAEELNFETAARVRDQITGLKSLNAQQKVSLPDDTVSRDAIALAADDQHACIQLFQIRAGQLVGRLGFVADAHAEPGAILQRVLEEHYQTAESVEIPTEILVQHELSDGEFLTDILTQRKGKKVTILAPLRQTKAELIEMVERNAQFELQRMQKLGNSNLQATQDLAAILDLPDLPQRIEGYDISHIQGSNAVASQVVFIDGLPAKQYYRHYKIKNPNVTIGHSDDFASLAEVIQRRFRKYTEDPKLSRIDNPDWPDLIMIDGGKGQLSSVVAILQEMDLLADLRVVSLAKKREEIFLPDSSQPLKTDAEQPGVQLLRRLRDEAHRFAVSFHRQQRSDKLKRSRLDEIPGLGQHRQKLLLAHFRSVDYIRQATPTQLAEVSGIGTHLAQEIYNYFHPS; this comes from the coding sequence GTGAATTTATCTGCTCAAACATTACCACTAGTTAAAAATCCTGAAAGACTAGAAAACCGTCTTGGGGAGATTCCTGCTGAACCGGGGGTTTACTTAATGCGAGATGGGAGTGATCGCATAATATATATAGGTAAATCTCGCAAATTGCGATCGCGTGTCCGTTCCTATTTCCGTGACTCCACTAACAAAACGGAACGCATCAACACAATGGTCAAGCTGGTGACAGAAATTGAATTTATCGTCACTGACACCGAAGTAGAAGCTTTAGCACTAGAAGCCAATTTAATCAAACAGCACCAGCCATATTTTAACGTCTTACTCAAAGATGATAAAAAATATCCTTATCTCTGCATTACTTGGTCAGAAGACTATCCGCGTATTTTTATTACCCGCAAACGCCAATTAGGAAAAGCCAAAGATAAATACTACGGACCTTATACAGATTCTGGTCTATTGCGAGAAATAGTCCACTTGTGTAAACGCATATTTCCCCTTAGACAAAGACCACAACCTTTATTTAAAGACCGTACCTGTTTAAATTATGATATTGGTCGCTGTCCTGGTGTTTGTCAAAAATTAGTTTCTCCCGAAGAATATCGCAAAATTGTTCAAAGGGTAGCAATGGTATTCCAAGGCAGGACTCAGGAACTAATTGATATTTTAACAGCGCAAATGCAAACTGCGGCTGAAGAATTGAATTTTGAAACAGCAGCGCGAGTTCGTGATCAAATTACTGGTCTAAAATCTCTAAATGCACAACAAAAAGTATCCTTACCTGATGATACTGTGTCACGAGATGCCATAGCCTTAGCCGCAGATGATCAACACGCTTGTATTCAATTATTCCAAATTCGTGCAGGTCAATTAGTCGGACGTTTGGGGTTTGTAGCAGATGCGCACGCTGAACCTGGGGCTATTTTACAACGAGTTTTAGAAGAACATTACCAAACTGCGGAAAGTGTAGAAATTCCAACAGAGATTTTGGTACAACATGAGTTATCCGACGGGGAATTTTTGACGGATATTTTAACTCAACGCAAAGGTAAAAAAGTGACAATTTTAGCTCCTTTGCGACAAACTAAGGCAGAATTAATCGAGATGGTGGAACGTAACGCCCAATTTGAGTTACAAAGAATGCAAAAATTGGGAAATAGTAATCTTCAAGCTACCCAAGATTTAGCTGCTATTCTCGATTTACCCGATTTACCCCAGCGCATTGAAGGTTATGATATTTCTCATATTCAAGGTTCTAATGCGGTAGCTTCTCAAGTTGTGTTTATTGATGGTTTACCAGCAAAACAATATTACCGTCATTACAAAATAAAAAATCCTAATGTTACTATCGGACACTCTGACGATTTTGCTAGTTTAGCAGAAGTTATTCAAAGACGATTTAGAAAATATACCGAAGATCCAAAATTATCACGCATAGATAATCCTGACTGGCCTGATTTAATTATGATTGATGGTGGTAAAGGTCAGTTGTCTTCCGTTGTAGCCATTTTACAAGAAATGGATTTACTTGCAGATTTACGGGTTGTGAGTTTAGCGAAAAAGCGTGAAGAAATCTTTTTACCTGACTCATCTCAACCTTTAAAAACAGACGCTGAACAACCGGGGGTACAGTTGCTGCGACGCTTGCGGGACGAAGCACACAGGTTTGCGGTGAGTTTTCATCGTCAACAAAGAAGTGATAAATTAAAGCGATCGCGTTTAGATGAAATTCCCGGTTTAGGACAACATAGGCAAAAGTTGCTTTTAGCTCATTTTCGTTCTGTTGATTATATCCGTCAAGCTACACCTACACAACTAGCTGAAGTTTCGGGAATTGGAACTCATTTAGCGCAGGAGATTTATAATTATTTTCATCCATCATGA
- a CDS encoding DNA cytosine methyltransferase — MIFRKIDFKNLPDFDVLTAGFPCQPFSICGRKKGFHDTRGTLFFHICEIIEYIKPPVVILENVKHILHHDQGKTLEIILYSLEDIAFPTLVRYKITPPQPSPW, encoded by the coding sequence ATGATATTCAGAAAAATTGATTTTAAAAATTTACCTGATTTCGATGTTTTAACGGCTGGTTTTCCTTGTCAACCTTTTAGTATTTGTGGCAGAAAAAAAGGCTTTCATGATACTAGAGGAACTTTATTTTTTCATATATGTGAAATCATTGAATATATAAAACCTCCTGTAGTTATCTTAGAAAATGTCAAGCATATATTGCATCATGATCAAGGTAAAACATTAGAAATAATATTATATTCTTTGGAAGATATAGCCTTTCCCACTCTAGTTAGATACAAAATTACCCCTCCCCAACCCTCCCCTTGGTAA
- a CDS encoding DNA cytosine methyltransferase encodes MEKFKLKFADLFAGIGGFRLGFEKAGYDCVYSCEINEACQKVYFNNFGEMPEDDIQKN; translated from the coding sequence ATGGAAAAATTTAAACTCAAATTTGCTGATCTCTTCGCAGGTATTGGAGGTTTTAGATTAGGCTTTGAAAAAGCAGGATATGACTGCGTATATTCATGTGAAATTAATGAAGCTTGCCAAAAAGTCTATTTTAATAATTTTGGGGAAATGCCTGAAGATGATATTCAGAAAAATTGA
- the rlmN gene encoding 23S rRNA (adenine(2503)-C(2))-methyltransferase RlmN produces MSATPFVSQVGLPTSENSELVLPLLGASVAELTAWVQQQGQPAYRGKQLHNWIYDKGVRSLADISVFPKSWREQVADVPIGRSSLHYRSVAPDDTVKYLLKLADGEIVETVGIPSDKRLTVCVSTQVGCPMACDFCATGKGGYKRNLSCAEIVDQVLTVQEDFQQRVSNVVFMGMGEPLLNTENVISAIKSINQDVGIGARSLTVSTVGIRDRIRQLAEHLFQITLAVSLHAPNQALREQLIPSAKPYPIEDLLDECREYVEITGRRVTFEYILLAGVNDLPEHALELSKRLRGFQSHVNLIPYNPIEEVDYKRPNRDRIQAFVNVLQQQNTAVSVRYSRGLEADAACGQLRTSKR; encoded by the coding sequence ATGTCTGCTACACCGTTTGTATCTCAAGTAGGTTTACCCACATCCGAAAATTCTGAACTTGTTCTCCCCCTCCTCGGTGCTTCGGTAGCGGAGTTAACTGCTTGGGTTCAGCAGCAGGGACAACCTGCTTATCGGGGTAAGCAATTGCATAATTGGATATATGATAAGGGAGTGCGATCGCTCGCTGATATTTCTGTGTTTCCAAAAAGTTGGCGTGAGCAAGTTGCGGATGTTCCCATTGGCCGCTCAAGTCTACATTACCGTTCTGTTGCCCCTGATGACACTGTAAAATATCTGTTGAAACTGGCAGATGGGGAAATTGTCGAAACTGTTGGTATCCCCAGTGATAAGCGGTTAACGGTATGCGTTTCTACTCAAGTTGGTTGTCCGATGGCTTGTGATTTCTGTGCTACGGGTAAAGGAGGCTATAAACGCAATCTTAGCTGTGCAGAAATTGTTGATCAAGTATTAACTGTACAAGAAGATTTTCAGCAACGGGTGAGTAATGTGGTGTTTATGGGGATGGGTGAACCGTTGTTAAATACGGAAAATGTCATCTCTGCAATTAAATCCATTAATCAAGATGTGGGGATAGGAGCGCGATCGCTCACAGTTTCTACTGTAGGCATCCGCGATCGCATTCGTCAACTAGCCGAACACCTGTTTCAAATTACCCTTGCTGTCAGTCTCCACGCACCTAACCAAGCATTGCGGGAACAACTCATTCCCAGTGCTAAACCCTATCCCATAGAAGACTTACTCGATGAATGTCGAGAATATGTGGAAATAACAGGACGCAGAGTCACCTTTGAATATATCCTCCTCGCTGGGGTAAACGACTTGCCAGAACACGCTTTGGAATTATCAAAACGTCTGCGAGGTTTTCAAAGTCATGTGAATTTGATTCCTTACAACCCCATCGAGGAAGTAGATTATAAAAGACCAAACCGCGATCGTATTCAAGCCTTTGTTAACGTTCTCCAGCAGCAAAACACCGCTGTTAGTGTCCGTTACTCCCGTGGTTTAGAAGCTGACGCAGCTTGTGGACAATTGAGAACAAGCAAAAGGTAA
- a CDS encoding phenylpyruvate tautomerase MIF-related protein, with protein sequence MPLIKVQTSVSAPEKSEIESMLKGLSAKLAKHTGKPESYVMTSFEPEIPMTFAGTTDPVCYIEIKSVGTMKSEQTSAMSQDFCQQINSFLGVPKNRIYIEFADAKGSMWGWNSTTFG encoded by the coding sequence ATGCCACTAATTAAAGTTCAAACTTCTGTATCTGCCCCGGAAAAGAGTGAAATTGAATCAATGCTCAAAGGTCTTTCCGCTAAGTTAGCGAAACATACAGGCAAACCGGAATCCTATGTAATGACTTCTTTTGAGCCAGAAATACCCATGACTTTTGCCGGAACTACAGACCCAGTTTGCTATATTGAAATTAAGAGTGTTGGCACAATGAAATCTGAACAAACTTCAGCGATGAGTCAGGACTTTTGCCAGCAAATTAACTCTTTTCTGGGTGTTCCTAAAAATCGAATTTACATAGAATTTGCAGATGCAAAAGGTTCGATGTGGGGTTGGAATAGCACAACTTTTGGTTAA
- the cobM gene encoding precorrin-4 C(11)-methyltransferase, which produces MSEYTNNLSSASVMQHPLASAVYIVGAGPGDPDLLTVKAQKLLAAADVILFADSLIPEQILDICRQDAQIIRTANKTLEEILPIMIEGVRSHKSVVRLHSGDPSLYSAIHEQMQLLTEANIPFEVIPGISAFQAAAAKLKVELTVPGLVQTIILTRISGRTEVPATEELATLASHQASLCLYLSARHVADAQTKLLEHYPAQTQVAICFRVGWPDEKIMVVPLDEMATCTHKQQLLRTTLYIISPALLPVTGRSRLYHPEHNHLFRSSHQ; this is translated from the coding sequence ATGAGTGAATATACGAATAATTTGAGTTCCGCTAGTGTGATGCAACATCCCTTAGCATCAGCGGTGTATATTGTGGGAGCAGGGCCTGGAGATCCTGATTTATTGACGGTGAAAGCCCAAAAACTGCTGGCTGCTGCTGATGTAATTTTATTTGCTGATTCTTTAATACCAGAACAAATTTTAGATATTTGTCGTCAAGATGCCCAGATTATTCGGACGGCAAATAAGACTTTAGAAGAGATTTTGCCGATTATGATTGAAGGGGTGCGATCGCATAAATCTGTGGTTCGTCTTCATTCCGGTGATCCTAGTCTTTACAGTGCTATCCACGAGCAAATGCAGCTTTTAACTGAGGCAAATATCCCTTTTGAGGTCATCCCTGGGATCAGTGCTTTCCAAGCTGCTGCGGCTAAATTGAAGGTAGAATTAACTGTGCCTGGTTTAGTGCAAACTATCATCCTCACCCGCATCAGCGGACGCACAGAAGTCCCCGCGACAGAAGAATTAGCTACTTTAGCATCACATCAAGCTAGTCTTTGCCTATATTTAAGTGCGCGTCATGTCGCTGATGCTCAAACCAAACTACTAGAACATTACCCAGCACAAACCCAAGTAGCAATTTGCTTTCGCGTTGGTTGGCCTGATGAAAAAATTATGGTTGTTCCTCTTGACGAAATGGCAACTTGTACCCACAAACAACAATTACTCAGAACGACACTTTATATAATTAGCCCCGCACTATTACCAGTAACAGGCCGTTCTCGTTTATACCATCCTGAACATAATCATTTGTTTCGTTCATCTCATCAATAG
- the lgt gene encoding prolipoprotein diacylglyceryl transferase, protein MELDFFALPLGFQFTSPGPILLKLGPIVIRWYGLLIASSVLIGVSLSQYLAKRRHVDPELISDLSIWLVIGAIPAARLYYVLFQWSEYSQHPERIIAIWQGGIAIHGAIIGGVTAALIFAKLKKISFWQLTDLVAPSLILGQAIGRWGNFFNSEAFGDPTNLPWKLYIPPERRPHSLANFEYFHPTFLYESLWDLMVFALLLTLFFRALSSKPRLKVGTLFLVYWVAYSLGRLWIEGLRTDSLMLGSLRIAQIVSLTGMFFGLAGLAWLYFLKRPLPDVVSPSKGDVEKGLG, encoded by the coding sequence ATGGAACTGGATTTTTTTGCTTTGCCCTTAGGGTTTCAATTTACTTCTCCAGGACCGATTTTGTTAAAACTAGGGCCAATAGTTATCCGCTGGTATGGTTTGTTGATAGCTTCATCTGTGTTAATTGGCGTTAGCCTTTCCCAGTATTTGGCAAAACGTCGTCACGTTGACCCAGAGTTAATCAGCGATTTGTCAATTTGGCTGGTAATTGGAGCTATTCCCGCAGCCAGGCTATATTACGTTTTATTTCAATGGTCAGAATATTCCCAGCATCCAGAACGGATAATTGCGATTTGGCAAGGAGGTATTGCCATTCACGGGGCGATTATCGGCGGTGTAACAGCGGCGTTAATCTTTGCCAAACTTAAAAAGATATCTTTTTGGCAATTAACTGATTTGGTAGCGCCTTCGCTGATTTTAGGGCAAGCGATCGGACGTTGGGGAAATTTTTTCAATTCTGAAGCTTTTGGCGACCCTACAAACTTACCCTGGAAGTTATATATTCCCCCTGAGCGTCGTCCCCATAGTTTGGCTAATTTTGAATACTTCCATCCCACGTTTCTCTACGAATCTTTGTGGGATTTAATGGTATTTGCGCTGCTGCTAACTTTATTTTTTCGTGCTTTATCTAGCAAGCCAAGGCTAAAAGTTGGGACGTTATTTCTAGTTTACTGGGTAGCCTACAGCTTAGGACGTTTATGGATTGAAGGCTTACGCACAGATAGCTTGATGCTAGGTTCGCTGAGAATAGCGCAGATAGTCAGTTTAACAGGAATGTTTTTTGGTTTGGCTGGTTTAGCCTGGCTTTATTTTCTTAAACGTCCTTTACCCGATGTCGTTTCCCCCTCCAAAGGTGATGTGGAGAAGGGACTGGGATGA
- the coaD gene encoding pantetheine-phosphate adenylyltransferase encodes MIAIYPGSFDPITLGHLDLIQRGSRLFDGVIVAVLRNPNKMPLFTVQQRIDQIRLTTKHLPNVEVDSFDGLTVNYAQMRQAQVLLRGLRAVSDFEIELQMAHTNKTLSTQIETVFLATSNEYSFLSSSVVKEIAKFGGSVDHLVPPHIALDIYQCYNQNSPALNLITTETTLHLQSSSLLDQQV; translated from the coding sequence ATGATTGCTATTTATCCTGGGAGCTTTGACCCTATTACTTTAGGACACCTTGACCTCATTCAGAGGGGTAGTCGGCTGTTTGATGGGGTGATAGTGGCTGTATTGCGAAATCCTAACAAAATGCCACTGTTTACAGTACAACAAAGAATAGACCAAATTCGTCTGACTACAAAACATTTACCTAATGTGGAAGTAGACAGCTTTGACGGTCTGACCGTTAACTATGCCCAAATGCGACAAGCACAAGTTTTGTTACGCGGCTTAAGAGCGGTTTCCGACTTTGAAATCGAGCTGCAAATGGCTCACACTAATAAAACACTTTCTACTCAAATTGAGACAGTTTTTCTGGCAACCTCAAATGAGTATAGTTTTTTAAGTAGTAGTGTGGTAAAAGAGATTGCAAAGTTTGGTGGCTCTGTCGATCATCTCGTTCCCCCACACATTGCCTTAGATATATACCAATGCTACAACCAAAACTCTCCCGCCCTGAATCTAATCACAACGGAAACAACCCTCCACCTCCAGAGCAGCAGCCTACTGGACCAACAGGTGTAG
- a CDS encoding type II toxin-antitoxin system VapC family toxin, producing the protein MVIDTSAIMAIIYAEPEELIFMQIINESEDCLLSSPGYVEASIVLGTKHGQQGVENLNLLIAALSITIVPFTVEQAQLASAALLKFGKGRHPAKLNMGDCFSYALAKSTNQPLLFKGNDFIHTDIDQVNY; encoded by the coding sequence ATGGTTATTGATACTTCTGCTATCATGGCAATTATTTATGCTGAACCGGAAGAACTGATTTTTATGCAAATTATTAACGAAAGCGAAGATTGTTTACTTTCTTCTCCAGGTTATGTTGAAGCATCAATAGTTTTGGGTACTAAACATGGTCAGCAGGGTGTAGAAAATTTAAATTTATTAATTGCAGCATTGTCTATCACTATTGTACCTTTTACTGTAGAACAGGCACAATTAGCAAGTGCAGCACTCTTGAAATTTGGTAAGGGTCGTCATCCTGCAAAACTGAATATGGGAGATTGTTTTTCTTATGCTTTGGCAAAATCTACAAATCAACCTTTATTATTTAAAGGTAATGACTTTATCCACACCGATATTGATCAAGTGAATTATTAA
- a CDS encoding nucleotidyltransferase domain-containing protein: protein MRGTAQPDSDIDILIVSKDVLTISKKVRN, encoded by the coding sequence ATTAGAGGAACAGCACAACCAGATTCAGACATTGATATTTTAATTGTGTCAAAGGATGTTTTAACTATTTCCAAAAAAGTGAGAAATTAG
- a CDS encoding type II toxin-antitoxin system VapC family toxin: protein MRYLYDTNIFIYYLADDITVNSWFTEEFLNLHEILISPIIRIELLSFAGLSKEEEQSIEDLLSQFNSVPLLREIENQTIQLKRQYKIKLPDAIIAATAINQAAFLVTRNISDFKGVTGLKIENPFVN, encoded by the coding sequence ATGAGATATCTTTATGATACCAATATTTTTATTTACTATCTAGCCGATGACATCACAGTTAATTCATGGTTTACAGAAGAATTTCTGAATTTACACGAAATTCTAATTTCACCGATCATCCGCATTGAATTACTGAGTTTTGCAGGTTTATCAAAAGAGGAAGAACAGTCTATTGAAGATTTACTATCCCAGTTTAACTCAGTTCCATTGTTACGAGAAATTGAAAATCAGACAATCCAATTAAAACGACAATATAAAATTAAGCTTCCTGATGCAATTATCGCCGCTACAGCAATAAATCAAGCCGCATTTTTAGTAACCAGAAATATCAGTGATTTTAAAGGAGTTACTGGGCTGAAAATTGAAAATCCTTTTGTTAATTAA